A genome region from Akkermansiaceae bacterium includes the following:
- a CDS encoding PEP-CTERM sorting domain-containing protein — protein MKTTLRICASLFVVCLGQAFAQTSFTLNLGGPANVETIRNSMIFSGGGVSATARSWSISQTGTLPKLAQSEVVQWEPGIGSKNSSEVITTVPFVPYYVDNKDHYDFILFVFDRNVDLTSLSINPSGNNFDTDASYWFGNVNSNISLTGKDLSELSSLGFGLRKDNDTVPSTLARTFSLTGGPTGGANALLVGARVTGDADFDRFKISTIRGNTVTAIPEPSMLGLLAAGVALIAFRRRR, from the coding sequence ATGAAAACAACATTGCGCATCTGCGCATCACTATTCGTCGTCTGCCTCGGGCAGGCGTTCGCCCAGACCTCGTTCACCCTCAACCTCGGCGGACCGGCCAATGTGGAGACTATCAGGAACAGCATGATCTTCTCCGGAGGCGGTGTTTCCGCCACGGCTAGATCGTGGAGTATAAGCCAAACCGGCACTCTGCCGAAACTCGCGCAGAGCGAAGTGGTGCAGTGGGAGCCTGGCATTGGCTCCAAGAACTCCAGCGAGGTGATCACGACTGTGCCTTTCGTTCCCTATTATGTGGACAACAAGGATCACTACGATTTCATCCTCTTCGTGTTTGATAGGAATGTCGATCTTACCTCGCTCAGCATCAACCCCAGCGGAAACAACTTTGATACGGATGCCTCCTATTGGTTCGGAAATGTGAATTCGAACATCTCCCTCACAGGGAAGGATCTGAGCGAGCTTTCATCACTGGGTTTCGGCCTGCGCAAAGACAACGATACTGTACCCAGCACCCTCGCAAGAACCTTCAGCCTAACCGGCGGGCCTACCGGAGGAGCCAACGCCCTCCTTGTTGGCGCCAGGGTTACCGGTGACGCTGACTTCGACAGATTCAAGATTTCCACCATCCGAGGGAATACTGTGACAGCGATCCCGGAGCCCAGTATGCTGGGGCTTTTGGCCGCTGGAGTTGCCCTCATTGCATTCCGCCGCCGCCGCTGA
- a CDS encoding LemA family protein: MSAGLSGIGVLVVIIGLVGVVGLFVMGVYNGLVKLRNMYKNSFSQIDVQLKRRHDLIPNLVETAKAYMAHESGTLEAVIAARNGAESARQSAAANPGDPVALAQLGKAEAGLGGVLGRLFAVAEAYPDLKANQNMMQLSEELTTTENKVAFARQAYNDTVLAYNNKREVFPNNMVAGIFGFGEAALFEIEVEAEREAPKVQF, translated from the coding sequence ATGAGTGCAGGACTTTCAGGGATTGGCGTTTTGGTGGTGATCATCGGACTTGTGGGCGTGGTCGGGCTTTTCGTGATGGGCGTTTACAACGGCCTGGTGAAGCTGCGGAACATGTACAAGAACTCGTTCTCGCAGATCGACGTGCAGCTCAAGCGCAGGCATGACCTGATCCCGAACCTTGTCGAGACAGCGAAGGCCTACATGGCGCATGAGAGCGGGACGCTGGAGGCGGTTATCGCGGCGCGCAACGGCGCGGAGAGCGCTAGGCAGTCGGCGGCTGCGAACCCGGGCGATCCGGTCGCCCTCGCGCAGCTCGGCAAGGCGGAAGCTGGGCTTGGCGGGGTGCTCGGCAGGCTGTTTGCGGTGGCCGAGGCCTATCCGGATCTCAAGGCGAACCAGAACATGATGCAGCTCAGCGAGGAACTGACCACAACGGAGAACAAGGTGGCTTTCGCACGGCAGGCTTACAATGACACGGTGCTTGCGTACAACAACAAGCGCGAGGTCTTCCCCAACAACATGGTCGCGGGCATTTTCGGATTTGGCGAGGCGGCCCTCTTCGAGATCGAGGTGGAGGCTGAGCGAGAGGCTCCCAAAGTGCAGTTCTGA
- a CDS encoding alginate lyase family protein produces the protein MSSGITYTAYALTTMVQAMQIAHHCGYDWWQRKAENGASMKGLIECYYRWNELGEAFPWHPSPTRRGSQEFPKTPYEFANNYYPGEIEGLADFLKKNRPVDGRQGDPYITLNQGDIPEKSP, from the coding sequence GTGAGCAGTGGAATCACCTACACCGCCTATGCGCTCACCACGATGGTGCAGGCCATGCAAATCGCCCATCACTGCGGCTACGACTGGTGGCAACGAAAAGCCGAGAACGGGGCATCCATGAAAGGCCTCATCGAATGTTATTATCGATGGAACGAATTGGGTGAGGCCTTCCCATGGCACCCATCGCCCACACGGCGCGGGTCTCAGGAATTCCCGAAAACCCCGTATGAGTTCGCTAACAATTATTATCCGGGGGAAATCGAGGGGCTTGCCGACTTTCTCAAAAAGAATCGTCCGGTCGATGGTCGGCAAGGAGACCCTTATATCACCTTGAATCAAGGAGACATTCCCGAAAAGTCACCGTGA
- a CDS encoding cytochrome P450 gives MSGSLENDDVFRERRERAAVCPGRFQGETLPMILRHGDVMAAAKDWETFSSDVPFRVPIPSEENVRKVRQLPIETNPPVHTEYRAIVEPFFKKPGKPDFVAKISSLVGNMVAGALAGDGIEAVGDFAVPLQSRALAYLLGLPQSEAEEWIGWGTHVFRDVLEGESDGTAVDAYIARRLDLAAQDSSGDDFFSALAKAEFRGRKLTREEMAGFGNLTFAGGRDTVIHSITSVLAHMAEHPGKLDFLHADPKRIALAGEEFFRIVSPLTHIGRVCPVETDVHGMRVPADGRVSLCWASANRDAEVFAAPNEVRLDRKPNPHIAFGAGAHFCLGAAHARLIMRELLRHLSTSVKSITITGAVPNTDAAEDYSRNIGYERLEVRMEAR, from the coding sequence ATGAGCGGATCCTTGGAAAACGATGATGTATTCCGCGAGCGGCGCGAAAGGGCGGCTGTCTGCCCCGGGCGTTTCCAAGGGGAAACGCTCCCCATGATCCTACGGCATGGCGATGTGATGGCGGCGGCGAAGGATTGGGAAACTTTCAGCTCCGATGTGCCGTTCCGGGTGCCTATCCCGTCCGAGGAAAATGTCAGGAAAGTGCGGCAGCTTCCCATCGAGACAAATCCGCCGGTGCATACGGAATACCGCGCCATCGTGGAGCCGTTTTTCAAGAAGCCGGGCAAGCCGGATTTCGTGGCGAAGATCAGTTCGCTCGTTGGTAACATGGTGGCAGGAGCGCTTGCAGGGGATGGGATTGAGGCGGTAGGTGATTTCGCCGTCCCATTGCAATCACGAGCCTTGGCTTATCTGTTAGGGCTGCCGCAATCCGAGGCGGAGGAATGGATAGGGTGGGGGACGCATGTGTTCCGCGATGTGCTCGAAGGGGAATCCGATGGTACGGCGGTGGATGCCTACATCGCCAGGCGCCTCGATCTCGCGGCGCAGGATTCATCGGGCGATGATTTTTTCTCCGCCCTGGCCAAGGCGGAATTCCGTGGCAGGAAGCTCACCCGCGAGGAGATGGCAGGCTTCGGGAACCTCACTTTTGCAGGCGGTAGGGACACCGTGATCCACAGCATCACCTCGGTGCTAGCCCACATGGCGGAGCATCCCGGGAAACTCGATTTTCTCCACGCCGATCCGAAGCGGATCGCGCTGGCCGGTGAGGAATTTTTCCGCATCGTTTCCCCCCTGACCCACATCGGCCGCGTCTGCCCGGTGGAGACGGATGTGCACGGGATGAGAGTCCCCGCAGACGGGCGTGTCTCGCTTTGCTGGGCCTCCGCAAACCGCGATGCGGAAGTCTTCGCCGCTCCCAACGAAGTCCGCCTCGACCGCAAGCCGAACCCGCACATCGCCTTCGGAGCCGGTGCCCACTTCTGCCTCGGTGCCGCCCATGCGCGGCTGATTATGCGCGAGCTTCTGCGGCATCTTTCCACATCCGTGAAAAGCATCACAATCACCGGAGCGGTTCCAAATACGGATGCGGCGGAGGATTACAGCCGCAACATCGGATACGAGCGGCTTGAGGTGCGGATGGAGGCGCGGTGA
- a CDS encoding UTP--glucose-1-phosphate uridylyltransferase: MSHFDAFEIKMRAAGMGDAPVAVFKRNYEALLRDETGMIPEDSIAPAGDLPKAEALDSGDGADLLSQVVVIKLNGGLGTGMGLQGPKSLLSVRDGVNFLDLMVRQTLSLREQSGTKVRLLLMDSFSTSEDTLAHLQRYGEQGLASADEVEMMQNMIPKIDAQTLKPAEWPADPEQEWCPPGHGDLYPALVGSGWLDRLLGEGVKYAFVSNSDNLGAIMDTSLLSFFAESGAPFMMEVTRRTAADKKGGHLAKRKSDGRLLLREVAQCPDGDLDEFQNIDKHRYFNTNSLWLNLEKLKAQLKADSGVLPLPMIKNRKTVDPRDPDSPAVFQLEIAMGSAIECFEGALAVDVPRSRFAPVKTTADLLALRSDAYEVLEDGQVRLREERKGVPPDISLSGEYKLVDALEPLGVPSLIKCDSLKISGLVSFEDGVVIEGDVAFENHQAERKSIPAGVYSNGSF, from the coding sequence ATGAGTCACTTCGATGCGTTTGAGATAAAGATGCGGGCCGCAGGCATGGGCGATGCGCCTGTGGCGGTTTTCAAACGCAACTACGAGGCGCTGCTGAGGGACGAGACAGGGATGATCCCCGAGGACAGCATCGCGCCCGCCGGGGATTTGCCAAAAGCGGAGGCGCTGGATTCCGGGGACGGAGCCGATCTCCTAAGCCAGGTGGTGGTCATCAAGTTGAATGGCGGCCTCGGCACCGGGATGGGCTTGCAGGGGCCCAAGAGCCTCCTTTCCGTCCGCGACGGCGTGAATTTCCTCGACCTCATGGTGCGGCAGACTCTTTCCCTGCGGGAGCAAAGCGGCACGAAGGTGCGGCTGTTGCTGATGGACAGTTTCAGCACCAGCGAGGATACGCTCGCCCACCTGCAGCGATACGGGGAGCAAGGTCTGGCATCCGCCGACGAGGTGGAAATGATGCAGAACATGATCCCGAAGATCGACGCGCAGACACTCAAACCCGCCGAGTGGCCCGCTGATCCGGAGCAGGAATGGTGTCCGCCGGGGCATGGCGATCTGTATCCGGCTCTGGTCGGCAGCGGCTGGCTGGACCGCTTGCTCGGCGAGGGTGTGAAATACGCGTTCGTTTCGAACTCCGACAATCTCGGGGCGATCATGGACACCTCGCTGCTGTCGTTTTTCGCGGAGAGCGGCGCGCCGTTCATGATGGAGGTCACGCGGCGGACGGCGGCGGACAAGAAGGGCGGCCATCTGGCAAAACGGAAAAGCGACGGGCGGCTGCTGCTGCGTGAGGTCGCGCAATGCCCGGACGGCGATCTCGATGAGTTCCAGAACATCGACAAGCACCGCTATTTCAACACCAACAGCCTTTGGCTGAACCTTGAGAAACTGAAAGCCCAGCTCAAGGCCGACTCCGGCGTGCTGCCGCTGCCGATGATCAAGAACCGCAAGACCGTCGATCCCCGCGATCCGGATTCCCCGGCGGTGTTCCAGCTGGAGATCGCGATGGGCTCAGCGATCGAGTGCTTCGAAGGTGCGCTCGCCGTGGATGTGCCGCGCAGCCGATTCGCGCCTGTGAAGACGACTGCCGACCTTCTCGCCCTACGTTCCGACGCCTACGAGGTGCTGGAGGACGGACAAGTCCGGCTCCGCGAGGAAAGGAAAGGGGTGCCGCCCGACATTTCCCTTTCCGGCGAATACAAGCTCGTCGATGCCCTGGAGCCGCTCGGCGTGCCCAGCCTCATCAAGTGCGATTCACTGAAAATCAGCGGGCTGGTCTCGTTCGAGGACGGGGTTGTGATCGAGGGCGATGTCGCTTTTGAAAACCATCAGGCGGAACGCAAGTCCATCCCGGCAGGCGTTTATTCCAACGGAAGCTTTTGA
- the argH gene encoding argininosuccinate lyase, which yields MWKGRFAQDTSSLVQQFGESISYDWRLFPHDVAGSIAHARAQLKAGLLNDEEFSSIEKGLREIEADIREGKFEFKTSLEDIHMNIEAELTKRIGAAGGKLHTARSRNDQVATDTRLYCRAQIDEINAAILTLQKVLVDQAGRYAATVMPGYTHLQRGQPVTVGHHLLAYVEMLQRDKGRLNDCRRRLNVSPLGSGALAGSTINLDREAIAEELGFDGVTRNSMDAIADRDYIAELLFVISMCGVHLSRLSEDLILWCSSEFGFVSLSDAHTTGSSLMPQKKNPDVCEITRGKTGRLVGNLMNLLVAMKGLPITYNRDLQEDKPPLFDSVDTILMVLAVNAEMIAAMEMREDRCLAAASDPMLLATDLADALVKSGVPFRSAHELVGKAVAESVKSGVPLDALDLKDIDPAYTDAMKSVFSLETALAARTNPGAPSVANVKREIERWRACL from the coding sequence ATGTGGAAAGGAAGATTTGCCCAAGATACCTCGTCGCTGGTCCAACAGTTCGGCGAGTCCATCTCTTATGACTGGCGTTTGTTCCCGCACGATGTCGCCGGATCCATCGCCCACGCACGGGCGCAGCTCAAGGCCGGCTTGCTGAACGATGAGGAGTTTTCCTCCATCGAGAAAGGCCTGCGGGAAATCGAAGCCGACATCCGCGAGGGGAAATTCGAGTTCAAGACCTCGCTCGAGGACATCCACATGAACATCGAGGCGGAGCTCACCAAGCGCATCGGCGCGGCGGGCGGCAAGCTCCACACCGCACGCTCCCGCAACGACCAGGTCGCCACCGATACCCGCCTGTATTGCCGCGCGCAGATCGATGAAATTAACGCGGCAATCCTCACCCTTCAGAAAGTCCTCGTCGATCAGGCGGGCAGGTATGCGGCGACTGTGATGCCGGGCTACACCCACCTCCAGCGCGGCCAGCCGGTGACGGTGGGTCACCATCTACTCGCTTACGTGGAAATGCTCCAACGCGACAAGGGCAGGCTCAACGACTGCCGCAGGCGGCTGAATGTTTCCCCGCTTGGCTCGGGCGCGCTCGCAGGCTCCACGATCAACCTCGACCGCGAGGCCATCGCCGAGGAACTCGGCTTCGACGGCGTGACCCGCAACTCCATGGACGCCATCGCCGACCGCGACTACATCGCGGAGCTGCTGTTCGTCATCTCCATGTGCGGCGTCCACCTCTCCCGCCTCAGCGAAGACCTAATTTTGTGGTGCAGCAGCGAGTTCGGATTCGTTTCGCTTTCCGATGCTCACACCACCGGCTCCTCGCTGATGCCGCAGAAGAAAAACCCCGATGTCTGCGAGATCACCCGGGGCAAGACCGGCCGCCTCGTCGGCAACCTGATGAATCTCCTCGTCGCGATGAAAGGCCTGCCCATCACCTACAACCGCGATCTCCAGGAAGACAAACCGCCGCTCTTCGACTCCGTGGACACCATCCTGATGGTGCTCGCGGTGAACGCGGAAATGATCGCCGCCATGGAAATGCGCGAGGACAGATGCCTCGCCGCCGCCAGCGATCCCATGCTCCTCGCCACCGATCTAGCCGATGCTCTGGTGAAAAGCGGCGTCCCTTTTCGCAGCGCACATGAGTTGGTCGGGAAAGCGGTTGCGGAATCGGTGAAGTCCGGCGTGCCGCTCGACGCGCTCGATTTGAAGGACATCGATCCCGCCTACACGGACGCGATGAAATCCGTCTTCTCCCTGGAAACCGCCCTCGCCGCGCGCACCAACCCCGGCGCACCCTCCGTGGCGAATGTGAAACGCGAAATCGAAAGGTGGCGGGCGTGCCTGTGA
- a CDS encoding M48 family metallopeptidase has translation MNFFEAQERARKSSRALVWWFALSVLGVIAVMYVVATFAMQFSQSNPEGVYHATEWGQLRWWDAGRALSVSGIVGGVIMIGSWSKLAQLSAGGKVVAQGLGGRPVEPTTTDLSERRLLNVVEEMAIASGLPVPGVWIMDEEQGINAFAAGTDPTNAVVGVTRGTLDRLTRSELQGVVAHEFSHILNGDMKLNMRLMGWIFGLVMLSMLGRLMIESFRFVRGSSRDSKGGGIVLALIVAGLAVWLIGSIGVLFARMLQAAISRQREYLADASAVQFTRDPDGIAGALKKIGGFSTHGHINSPKAMESRHMFFASSGFSSLMATHPSLEKRIKAIDPRWDGGMLEGKADPVSPSEFNGPMGFSGSLEQVKSADRLHSLGESGRLDANVGAMIREELRSGKVTSFSKQDAKTLLLGLLVAADPDGRKMAEGILASHGADGATIGSVIAWSIDLEGYSSSKKLALVDLSLSWLRKMSRAEAQEFVDASKALIEADGEVNLFEFMLQKVIGRHVCIGLGLQPVPAMRYRRIMDLETEVAQLLGMFAQLAGGENSLHAAAAEYRAHTGRELPRTRSGLGEVASALREMDAATPLVKQQILRLCALVATDDAQVGDNELELLRATAEAIGAPVPPLVRKVA, from the coding sequence ATGAATTTCTTCGAGGCACAGGAGCGCGCCAGGAAATCGAGCCGCGCGCTCGTCTGGTGGTTCGCGCTTTCCGTGCTCGGCGTGATTGCGGTGATGTATGTGGTGGCGACTTTTGCCATGCAGTTCAGCCAGTCGAATCCCGAGGGCGTTTACCACGCCACCGAGTGGGGGCAGCTCCGCTGGTGGGATGCTGGGCGGGCCTTGTCCGTTTCCGGGATCGTCGGTGGGGTCATCATGATCGGCAGCTGGTCAAAGCTCGCGCAGCTTTCCGCAGGAGGAAAAGTGGTTGCGCAAGGGCTTGGTGGCAGGCCGGTCGAGCCGACGACGACTGACCTATCCGAGCGCCGCCTGCTCAATGTGGTGGAGGAAATGGCGATTGCCTCCGGCCTGCCGGTGCCGGGCGTTTGGATCATGGATGAGGAGCAGGGGATCAATGCCTTCGCTGCCGGGACCGATCCCACCAATGCCGTAGTCGGCGTAACGCGCGGCACCTTGGATCGGCTCACGCGCTCAGAGCTTCAGGGCGTGGTGGCGCACGAGTTCAGCCATATCCTCAACGGTGACATGAAGCTGAACATGCGCCTGATGGGCTGGATCTTCGGGTTGGTCATGCTCTCCATGCTTGGCCGTTTGATGATCGAATCCTTCCGCTTTGTTCGCGGTTCCTCACGGGATTCGAAAGGCGGTGGGATCGTCCTGGCGCTGATCGTTGCGGGGCTGGCGGTATGGCTGATCGGCTCGATCGGAGTGCTTTTCGCAAGGATGTTGCAGGCGGCGATCTCCCGGCAGCGCGAGTATCTGGCGGATGCCTCTGCGGTGCAGTTCACCCGCGATCCGGACGGGATTGCCGGGGCGCTGAAAAAGATCGGCGGCTTTTCCACCCACGGGCACATCAACTCACCGAAGGCGATGGAATCACGGCACATGTTCTTCGCAAGCAGTGGTTTCTCATCGCTGATGGCGACGCATCCATCATTGGAAAAGAGGATCAAGGCGATCGATCCCCGCTGGGATGGCGGGATGCTGGAGGGAAAGGCGGATCCGGTTTCCCCTTCGGAGTTCAACGGTCCCATGGGTTTTTCCGGCTCGCTGGAGCAGGTGAAATCCGCGGACAGGCTCCACTCCCTCGGGGAAAGCGGCAGGCTGGATGCCAACGTCGGCGCGATGATCCGCGAGGAGCTGCGATCCGGAAAGGTGACTTCGTTTTCCAAACAGGATGCGAAAACCCTCCTGCTCGGCCTGCTTGTCGCGGCCGATCCGGACGGGAGGAAAATGGCGGAGGGTATCTTGGCCTCGCACGGGGCGGACGGAGCGACCATCGGAAGTGTCATTGCCTGGAGTATTGATCTGGAAGGCTATTCTTCCTCCAAGAAACTGGCCTTGGTGGATCTTTCCCTTTCCTGGCTGAGGAAAATGAGCCGGGCGGAGGCACAGGAATTCGTGGATGCCAGCAAGGCGCTCATCGAGGCGGACGGGGAGGTGAATCTCTTCGAGTTCATGCTGCAGAAAGTCATCGGGCGCCATGTCTGCATCGGACTGGGGCTGCAGCCTGTGCCCGCCATGCGATACCGTAGGATCATGGATCTGGAAACGGAGGTCGCGCAATTGTTAGGAATGTTTGCGCAGTTGGCAGGTGGGGAAAACTCCCTCCATGCCGCCGCCGCCGAATACCGCGCACACACCGGAAGGGAGCTTCCCAGGACTCGCAGCGGCCTCGGAGAAGTTGCCTCTGCCCTTCGCGAGATGGATGCGGCCACACCGCTGGTGAAGCAGCAGATCCTCCGCCTGTGCGCCCTCGTCGCCACAGACGATGCCCAGGTCGGCGACAACGAGCTTGAGTTGCTGCGGGCGACAGCGGAAGCGATCGGTGCGCCGGTGCCGCCGCTTGTTAGGAAGGTTGCGTAA
- a CDS encoding bifunctional nuclease family protein, with protein MEELVRVEIIALMPTQAGCAVFLGDGKKAILFYIDPAVGLSINTVMSGQKMPRPLTHDLYMLTLTAFGAKVSRMVINDVQGDVFYARLIVEAENEIMERKIIELDARPSDCLAISARAEAPIYVKKSVWDSLEDRQPLLDKMRSDEKPDAGYDFGE; from the coding sequence ATGGAGGAACTTGTCCGGGTGGAGATCATCGCGCTGATGCCGACGCAGGCGGGCTGCGCCGTGTTTCTGGGCGACGGAAAAAAAGCGATCCTGTTCTACATCGACCCCGCCGTCGGGCTATCGATCAATACGGTCATGAGCGGCCAGAAAATGCCGCGCCCCCTCACCCACGACCTCTACATGCTCACCCTCACCGCTTTCGGCGCGAAGGTCTCGCGAATGGTCATCAACGATGTCCAAGGCGACGTGTTCTACGCGAGGCTGATCGTCGAGGCGGAGAACGAGATCATGGAGCGCAAGATCATTGAGCTCGACGCCCGGCCATCCGATTGCCTTGCCATATCCGCCCGAGCCGAGGCACCCATCTACGTGAAAAAATCAGTGTGGGACTCCCTGGAAGACCGCCAGCCGCTGCTCGACAAGATGCGCTCCGACGAAAAACCCGATGCCGGCTACGATTTCGGTGAGTGA
- a CDS encoding prepilin peptidase, translating to MPLIYPPFEHWVWLIPAFMIGACIGSFLNVVIYRVPLGMSVNKPNRSFCPLCKNQLSMLQNMPIVSWLFLRGKCAHCSAPIPFRYIAVEIVTAALFALVWWMFPPQVSVFLWVLMALLVAITWIDAEHLIIPTNFTWAGSVVGLAACAVWPTLPVMAGYDPGVWWQGLMNGGIGWVVGFCGLWLVVELGKKAFGKKAMKFDKEVEWSLREPEGDDDPMCFVIDGEAVPWWDIFSRKTDRLVVDATEVVLDGEETGGGELVIRETGIELADGRTFELEKMVSLSGRARGAVIPREAMGGGDPHLLGMIGAFFGWTGVFFALFSASLFALIAALIGRIGFGKPLPFGPFLALGAVTWMFGGWKLWQWYMEFVGFL from the coding sequence ATGCCTCTGATCTATCCGCCCTTTGAGCATTGGGTCTGGCTGATCCCTGCCTTCATGATCGGGGCCTGCATCGGCTCTTTCCTCAACGTCGTGATCTACCGGGTGCCGCTGGGCATGTCGGTGAACAAGCCGAACCGCTCCTTCTGCCCGCTGTGCAAGAACCAGCTCAGTATGTTGCAGAACATGCCGATCGTGAGCTGGCTTTTCCTGAGGGGAAAATGCGCCCACTGTTCTGCGCCGATTCCCTTCCGTTACATCGCCGTCGAGATCGTCACCGCCGCGCTATTCGCCCTCGTCTGGTGGATGTTTCCGCCGCAGGTTTCCGTTTTCCTATGGGTGCTGATGGCCTTGCTGGTTGCGATCACATGGATCGATGCCGAGCACCTCATCATCCCGACGAATTTCACATGGGCGGGCTCGGTGGTCGGCCTGGCCGCATGTGCCGTATGGCCCACGTTGCCGGTGATGGCTGGCTACGATCCAGGTGTCTGGTGGCAGGGGCTGATGAACGGCGGCATAGGCTGGGTGGTCGGATTCTGCGGCCTATGGTTGGTGGTGGAGCTGGGGAAAAAAGCGTTCGGGAAAAAGGCGATGAAGTTCGACAAGGAGGTCGAGTGGTCATTGCGCGAGCCGGAGGGCGATGACGATCCGATGTGCTTTGTGATCGATGGTGAGGCGGTGCCGTGGTGGGATATTTTTTCGAGGAAAACAGACCGGCTCGTGGTCGATGCCACCGAGGTCGTCCTGGATGGAGAGGAAACAGGGGGAGGCGAACTGGTCATTCGGGAAACGGGAATTGAGCTGGCGGACGGAAGAACCTTCGAGCTGGAGAAAATGGTTTCCCTCAGCGGCAGGGCGCGCGGCGCCGTGATCCCCCGTGAGGCGATGGGCGGCGGCGATCCCCACCTGCTCGGGATGATCGGCGCATTTTTCGGCTGGACCGGGGTGTTCTTCGCGTTGTTTTCCGCATCGCTTTTTGCGCTCATCGCCGCGCTGATCGGGCGGATCGGCTTCGGCAAGCCGCTACCCTTCGGCCCATTCCTTGCACTGGGTGCGGTGACATGGATGTTCGGCGGCTGGAAGCTGTGGCAGTGGTATATGGAATTCGTGGGATTCCTTTGA
- a CDS encoding PEP-CTERM sorting domain-containing protein, translating into MKKILFVPILVLSSAYSHAALIIGFSFNGPSSGNVVETIYQDSSSPTNGTFTLGTGISDAQLEITGTAISGSDTWSSGAWTNCCGAWFDNANLGAWRLEFQNLSYAAGYSAADFTVERVELDVTVTQGSGTLNLGHSTVPSGSASVGTVALTTGTINLDVTDYTLSDARANDLTVAFQIYDGGSNLVTQITGLRVYGTVVPEPSSAALIGLAGMGLLLRRRK; encoded by the coding sequence ATGAAAAAAATCCTATTCGTTCCTATCCTCGTCCTTTCATCCGCATATTCACATGCCGCCCTTATTATCGGCTTTTCCTTTAACGGACCCTCCAGCGGGAACGTTGTAGAGACGATTTACCAGGACTCATCGAGCCCTACCAATGGAACTTTCACCCTCGGAACCGGCATATCAGACGCCCAGCTTGAAATCACAGGAACCGCGATAAGTGGCTCGGACACTTGGAGCAGCGGAGCCTGGACCAATTGCTGCGGAGCATGGTTCGATAATGCAAACCTAGGTGCGTGGCGCCTAGAATTTCAGAACCTGTCTTATGCTGCGGGATATTCCGCTGCCGATTTCACCGTGGAGCGAGTAGAACTCGATGTCACCGTAACACAAGGCTCCGGCACCCTGAATCTCGGGCATAGCACGGTTCCATCTGGAAGCGCTTCCGTTGGCACCGTCGCCCTGACTACGGGCACCATCAACCTGGACGTGACCGATTACACGTTGTCCGATGCGCGGGCGAACGATTTAACGGTTGCATTCCAGATCTACGACGGTGGATCAAATCTCGTAACGCAAATCACGGGTCTGCGGGTCTATGGAACCGTTGTCCCCGAGCCAAGCTCCGCCGCCCTAATTGGCCTTGCTGGGATGGGCTTGCTGCTCCGCCGCAGAAAGTAG